One region of Chlorobiota bacterium genomic DNA includes:
- a CDS encoding M28 family peptidase — translation MEQKGSGGPAAESIQTTSVAKPPQPSTTAAAAGESLPPLRARLAAHIDSLANAGGTNSRVVFTRGNQWSVGYIFRQLHALRVAVRLDTFGTPRRNGKDGRLANVVAVVPGATDSVVILCAHLDASASRDPGWKARWETAPAPGATDNASGIAALIEVVRKVAAAQPRYTLIALPAMPKKKS, via the coding sequence ATGGAGCAGAAGGGAAGTGGAGGCCCGGCTGCTGAATCAATCCAGACGACCTCCGTCGCCAAACCGCCCCAACCTTCCACCACTGCCGCTGCTGCTGGCGAATCTCTGCCACCGCTTCGCGCACGCCTTGCCGCCCATATTGATTCGCTGGCCAATGCAGGGGGAACTAACAGCCGCGTGGTGTTCACCCGGGGAAACCAGTGGAGCGTTGGCTACATCTTCCGCCAGCTGCACGCCTTGCGCGTTGCGGTGCGGCTTGACACGTTTGGCACGCCACGGCGCAACGGAAAGGATGGACGGCTGGCCAACGTGGTTGCCGTGGTGCCGGGGGCAACCGATTCCGTTGTGATCCTTTGCGCCCACCTTGATGCCTCCGCCAGCCGCGACCCAGGATGGAAAGCCCGCTGGGAGACGGCCCCGGCCCCCGGCGCAACCGACAACGCATCGGGGATTGCGGCGTTGATTGAGGTTGTCCGCAAGGTTGCCGCCGCGCAACCACGCTACACCCTGATTGCGTTGCCAGCAATGCCGAAGAAAAAATCCTGA
- the mtaB gene encoding tRNA (N(6)-L-threonylcarbamoyladenosine(37)-C(2))-methylthiotransferase MtaB, with the protein MNKQTVSLHTLGCKLNYAESSTIAERFRREGFRVVELSEGGDVVVINSCTVTENADRECRQVIRRALRANPDAYVIVTGCYAQLKPEEIASMDGVDMVLGSAEKFQIFEHCGHFQKEATPRIAVGEIAEATGFGPAFTGEGDSRTRAFLKVQDGCDYNCAFCTIPLARGGSRSQPIQEAFRQACQLVESGYQEIVITGVNVGEGEGESFLDLLRRLHEVPRLQRLKISSIEPNLLTDPIIELASASDRMLPHFHIPLQSGSDQILGKMRRRYRSSVYRDRVETILRLMPHAAIGVDVIVGFPGETEEHFQETYSFLNELPIAYLHVFTYSERQNTPAAELAERIRWGTPRPHPKASHPFRKKRSLLRPTGHDPPELDLACWSLASCLLRFQTDGAEGKWRPGC; encoded by the coding sequence ATGAACAAGCAAACCGTTTCGCTGCATACGCTGGGGTGCAAGCTGAATTATGCCGAAAGCAGCACCATTGCCGAACGCTTCCGCCGTGAAGGGTTTCGGGTGGTGGAGTTGTCGGAAGGGGGGGACGTTGTGGTCATCAACTCCTGCACCGTCACCGAAAACGCGGACCGCGAATGCCGCCAAGTGATCCGCCGCGCCTTGCGTGCCAACCCAGATGCCTATGTGATCGTCACCGGATGCTACGCCCAGCTGAAGCCGGAAGAAATCGCCTCGATGGATGGCGTTGACATGGTCCTTGGCTCGGCAGAGAAGTTCCAGATTTTTGAGCATTGCGGCCATTTCCAAAAAGAGGCAACGCCCCGAATTGCCGTTGGCGAAATTGCCGAGGCAACCGGATTCGGCCCGGCATTCACCGGCGAAGGGGACAGCCGCACCCGCGCATTCCTGAAGGTGCAGGATGGATGCGATTACAACTGCGCCTTCTGCACCATCCCGCTGGCACGTGGCGGAAGCCGCAGCCAACCAATCCAGGAAGCCTTCCGCCAGGCGTGCCAACTGGTGGAATCGGGCTATCAAGAAATCGTTATCACCGGGGTGAACGTGGGGGAAGGGGAGGGCGAGTCGTTTCTGGACTTGCTGCGGCGGCTTCACGAGGTGCCACGGTTGCAGCGGCTGAAAATTTCCTCCATCGAACCAAACCTTCTTACCGATCCCATCATTGAGCTTGCTTCGGCCAGCGACCGGATGCTCCCCCATTTCCATATCCCGCTGCAAAGTGGATCGGATCAAATTTTGGGAAAGATGCGCCGCCGCTACCGCAGCAGCGTCTATCGCGACCGCGTTGAAACCATCCTGCGGCTGATGCCCCACGCTGCAATCGGCGTTGATGTAATTGTGGGATTCCCCGGCGAGACCGAGGAGCATTTCCAAGAAACCTACTCCTTCCTGAACGAGCTTCCGATTGCCTACCTTCACGTGTTCACCTACAGCGAGCGGCAGAACACGCCGGCGGCGGAGTTGGCGGAGCGCATCCGGTGGGGAACGCCGCGACCGCACCCGAAGGCTTCGCATCCTTTCCGAAAAAAGCGGAGTTTGCTGCGACCCACGGGACATGATCCGCCGGAATTGGACCTGGCTTGTTGGAGCCTTGCTTCTTGCCTCCTGCGTTTCCAAACCGATGGAGCAGAAGGGAAGTGGAGGCCCGGCTGCTGA
- a CDS encoding N-glycosylase (Responsible for removing an oxidatively damaged form of guanine (7,8-dihydro-8-oxoguanine = 7-oxoG) from DNA. Also nicks DNA at apurinic/apyrimidinic sites) → MNLPNRYRQHYRRHAATIAERLQQFQQVPETEYLMELCFCLLTPQSKAEHAQKVMARLMELGFPETELDPTPILRDPAHYIRFHNQKGERLRRVAARRQQITDQLASSEPTQAKREWLVKNVNGLGWKEASHLLRNIGHLDLAIIDRHILKHMLGCGAIAEIPATIGTRRTYLQLEQAFFHLAESFGLQPQELDLLFWSLEEGSVRK, encoded by the coding sequence ATGAATCTTCCCAACCGCTACCGCCAGCACTACCGCCGCCACGCCGCCACCATTGCCGAACGATTGCAGCAGTTCCAGCAGGTCCCCGAAACCGAGTATCTAATGGAGCTTTGCTTCTGCTTGCTTACGCCCCAATCCAAAGCCGAGCACGCCCAGAAAGTGATGGCGCGGCTGATGGAGCTTGGGTTCCCCGAAACCGAGCTTGACCCCACGCCAATCCTTCGCGACCCGGCCCACTACATCCGTTTCCACAATCAGAAAGGGGAGCGATTGCGGCGGGTGGCCGCCCGCCGCCAGCAGATCACCGACCAGCTGGCAAGCAGCGAACCAACCCAAGCAAAACGGGAGTGGCTGGTGAAGAATGTGAACGGGTTAGGATGGAAAGAGGCCTCGCACCTGCTGCGGAATATCGGCCACCTGGACCTTGCCATTATTGACCGCCACATCCTGAAGCATATGCTTGGCTGCGGTGCAATCGCCGAAATCCCCGCCACCATCGGAACCCGCCGAACGTACTTGCAGCTTGAGCAAGCATTCTTCCACCTTGCCGAATCCTTCGGCCTGCAACCGCAAGAATTGGACCTGCTGTTCTGGAGTTTGGAGGAGGGGAGTGTGAGGAAATAG
- a CDS encoding OsmC family protein — translation MTETFTATIQWERNGATFADNRYSRVHEWTFDGGVVVPASASPLSVPPPFSSPNAVDPEEALVAATSSCHMLWFLWLAAQEGLIVESYKDHAHGILESDETGTTRFTRIALRPQIQFQGTQPTPQQLHELHHAAHKACYIANTLQCPVIVEDAGELGA, via the coding sequence ATGACTGAGACCTTCACGGCAACAATCCAATGGGAGCGGAACGGCGCAACGTTCGCCGACAACCGCTACAGCCGCGTGCATGAATGGACCTTTGATGGAGGGGTGGTGGTTCCCGCCTCCGCCTCTCCATTATCGGTTCCCCCACCCTTCTCATCCCCGAACGCCGTTGACCCCGAAGAAGCATTGGTGGCCGCAACCTCCAGCTGCCATATGCTCTGGTTCTTATGGCTGGCAGCACAGGAAGGGCTGATTGTGGAGAGCTACAAGGACCACGCACACGGCATTCTGGAAAGCGATGAAACCGGCACAACCCGATTCACCCGCATTGCCCTGCGGCCCCAGATCCAATTTCAGGGAACCCAGCCCACCCCGCAGCAGCTTCACGAACTTCACCATGCCGCCCACAAGGCTTGCTACATCGCCAACACGCTGCAATGCCCGGTTATCGTGGAGGATGCAGGGGAACTGGGCGCGTAA
- the folP gene encoding dihydropteroate synthase produces MAEQLFQQLFSAPLLATSPETSPETSPETSPPAGRPGSAVPCIMGIVNVTPDSFSDGGAFLRADDAVAHGLRLLEEGADILDIGGQSTRPPGADYGSGSQAVAPEEELRRVIPVIEGILRNRPDAIISIDTMKPDVAAAAVAAGAAIINDVSAGQHDPEIWGVAARAGVPYILMHGHNPHDHRPAAEHHYHDVVAEVRTWLAGRIALAREAGVRQIVADCGIGFAKGFAENCQLLREHRQLLALGVPLLVGASRKAFIGRLLGGVPPDQRLFGTLAAHQIAVANGASIIRAHDVRPARDFFAVRAGLLGPEG; encoded by the coding sequence TTGGCGGAACAACTCTTTCAGCAGCTTTTTTCAGCACCATTGCTGGCAACGTCGCCAGAAACGTCGCCAGAAACGTCGCCAGAAACGTCGCCACCGGCAGGGCGGCCTGGCAGTGCCGTGCCGTGCATCATGGGGATTGTGAACGTCACGCCGGACAGTTTTTCGGATGGCGGGGCGTTCCTTCGCGCCGATGATGCCGTTGCGCACGGGCTGCGACTGCTGGAGGAAGGGGCTGATATTCTGGACATTGGCGGCCAGTCAACGCGCCCGCCCGGGGCCGATTACGGAAGCGGAAGCCAAGCCGTCGCTCCCGAAGAAGAGTTGCGACGGGTGATTCCGGTGATTGAGGGGATTCTGCGAAACCGCCCCGATGCCATTATCTCCATTGACACCATGAAGCCGGACGTTGCGGCGGCGGCGGTGGCGGCTGGCGCAGCAATCATCAACGATGTCAGTGCCGGCCAGCATGACCCGGAAATCTGGGGCGTTGCGGCCCGCGCCGGCGTTCCCTACATCCTGATGCACGGCCACAACCCCCACGACCACCGCCCCGCAGCCGAGCACCACTACCACGACGTTGTTGCCGAAGTCCGCACGTGGCTGGCCGGGCGGATTGCGCTGGCGCGGGAAGCGGGGGTCCGGCAGATTGTGGCCGATTGCGGAATCGGGTTCGCGAAAGGATTTGCGGAGAACTGCCAGCTGCTTCGGGAGCATCGCCAGCTGCTGGCGTTGGGGGTTCCGTTGCTGGTGGGCGCGTCGCGGAAAGCGTTCATTGGCCGATTGCTGGGCGGGGTTCCGCCGGACCAGCGGTTGTTCGGGACCTTAGCCGCCCACCAGATTGCCGTTGCCAACGGCGCGTCCATCATTCGCGCCCACGACGTTCGCCCAGCCCGCGATTTTTTCGCCGTACGTGCGGGGCTGCTGGGGCCGGAAGGTTAG